From the genome of Cytobacillus firmus, one region includes:
- a CDS encoding alpha/beta hydrolase → MRVVAPKPFTFGNGNRAVLLLHGFTGNTADVRMMARFLETKGYTCHAPQYKGHGVPPEELVHTGPEDWWKDVMEGYGFLKNKGHKEIAVAGLSLGGVFSLKLGYTVPVKGIVPMCAPMYIKSEEVMYEGILSYAREYKRLEGKTEDQIEQEMEEFQKTPMNTLKALQELIADVRNHVDMIYSPTFVVQARHDHMINTDSANIIFNEVENDLKKLKWYEESGHVITLDKERDQLHEDVYEFLEKLDWEE, encoded by the coding sequence ATGAGAGTTGTTGCACCAAAACCGTTTACATTTGGAAATGGAAACAGAGCAGTCCTGCTGCTGCATGGGTTTACCGGAAATACAGCAGATGTCAGAATGATGGCAAGGTTTCTCGAAACAAAGGGCTACACCTGCCATGCGCCGCAATATAAAGGACATGGGGTTCCGCCCGAAGAGCTTGTTCATACAGGCCCGGAAGACTGGTGGAAAGATGTAATGGAAGGGTACGGATTTCTGAAAAATAAGGGACATAAAGAAATTGCAGTGGCCGGACTTTCACTTGGCGGCGTATTTTCCCTTAAATTGGGTTACACTGTACCTGTAAAGGGTATTGTCCCGATGTGCGCACCTATGTACATAAAAAGCGAAGAAGTCATGTATGAAGGAATTCTGAGCTACGCAAGAGAATATAAGAGACTTGAAGGAAAGACGGAAGACCAAATTGAGCAGGAAATGGAAGAGTTCCAAAAAACACCGATGAATACATTAAAGGCACTACAGGAGCTGATCGCGGATGTACGCAATCATGTGGATATGATTTACTCCCCGACATTTGTTGTACAGGCACGACATGACCATATGATCAACACGGACAGCGCTAACATCATTTTCAATGAAGTGGAGAATGACTTAAAGAAGCTCAAGTGGTACGAAGAATCCGGGCACGTCATTACTCTTGATAAAGAGCGTGACCAGCTGCATGAAGATGTATATGAGTTTTTAGAAAAGCTTGATTGGGAAGAATAA
- the smpB gene encoding SsrA-binding protein SmpB — protein sequence MPKGTGKMVAQNKKAYHDYAIEETYEAGIVLQGTEIKSIRAGKVNLKDSYARIQNNEIYLFGMHVSPYEQGNRYNHDPLRTRKLLLHRKEISKLIGESKEVGYSIVPLKMYLKNGYAKVLIGLARGKKKYDKREDLKKKEAKREVERAFRERQKM from the coding sequence ATGCCAAAAGGAACTGGCAAAATGGTTGCGCAAAATAAAAAGGCCTATCATGACTATGCTATAGAAGAAACATATGAAGCGGGAATTGTTCTGCAGGGGACGGAGATTAAATCGATCCGAGCGGGCAAGGTGAATCTGAAGGACTCATATGCAAGAATTCAAAACAATGAAATCTATCTTTTCGGCATGCATGTCAGTCCTTATGAGCAGGGAAACCGTTACAATCACGATCCGCTAAGGACCAGAAAGCTTCTCCTGCACAGAAAAGAAATCAGCAAGCTGATTGGTGAGTCTAAGGAAGTCGGCTACTCGATCGTTCCATTAAAAATGTACCTCAAGAATGGTTATGCAAAAGTTTTAATTGGCCTGGCGAGGGGTAAAAAGAAATATGACAAGCGTGAGGATCTGAAGAAGAAAGAAGCCAAGCGTGAGGTTGAGCGTGCTTTCCGCGAAAGGCAGAAAATGTAA
- the crcB gene encoding fluoride efflux transporter CrcB, whose protein sequence is MSTLFVLMVGIGGFFGAISRLWVSQFVSKRFVSGFPAATLVINLIGSLFLGIMVGSGIEGSLFMLLGTGFMGAFTTFSTFKLEAIQLHMDKRKKEFILYNVLSYGGGILFAFLGIELGVLL, encoded by the coding sequence ATGAGTACGTTATTTGTATTAATGGTGGGGATAGGCGGTTTCTTTGGAGCGATTTCCCGGCTTTGGGTCAGTCAGTTCGTTAGTAAAAGGTTTGTGTCGGGTTTCCCTGCTGCCACGCTTGTTATTAACTTAATTGGTTCACTTTTTCTTGGAATCATGGTGGGCTCAGGAATAGAAGGCAGCCTTTTTATGCTGCTTGGCACAGGATTTATGGGGGCATTCACCACTTTTTCTACATTTAAGCTGGAAGCCATACAGCTCCACATGGATAAAAGGAAAAAGGAGTTTATTCTTTATAATGTATTGAGCTATGGAGGCGGTATTCTATTTGCTTTTCTGGGTATTGAACTGGGAGTGCTACTCTGA
- the secG gene encoding preprotein translocase subunit SecG, translated as MHTLLITLLVIVSIGLIVVVLLQSGKSAGLSGAISGGAEQLFGKQKARGIDLVLHRITVVLSVLFFVLTVLVSYFAI; from the coding sequence ATGCATACATTATTGATTACCCTTTTAGTCATTGTTTCGATTGGTCTTATTGTAGTTGTACTCCTTCAATCTGGTAAAAGCGCAGGTCTTTCCGGTGCCATTTCAGGAGGAGCAGAGCAGCTTTTTGGAAAGCAAAAAGCACGCGGTATTGATCTGGTTCTTCACCGCATCACGGTTGTTCTTTCTGTCTTGTTCTTTGTACTTACTGTTTTAGTTTCTTATTTTGCGATATAA
- a CDS encoding mechanosensitive ion channel family protein — translation MFWETYMKEDILVDLGISIGIFLLFLFFRKLFAKYVFTLLLRLSRKAPNDFFSHVFVSFQKPIQCLFIIIGIYFSVGYFPYLNQHNSLFLDIIRASVIIMLTWGLYNMASASSALFTSLKVKYDLEIDDILIPFISKALRFVLVAISISIVAQEFNYDVNGFVAGLGLGGVAIAFAAKDVLGNLLGGFVIITEKPFTIGDWIMTPSVEGTVEDISFRSTRVRTFAQALVTVPNATLANESITNWSKMGKRQISFRLRVTHDTTKDQMANVVGQIEYLLKNHPDIHPETILVTFDDYKENGLDIFLYFFTKTTNWGEFLKIKEEINFEIMDILENERVYVAMPSRKLYLDPEGENQLKKDSRVRQES, via the coding sequence ATGTTCTGGGAAACTTACATGAAAGAAGATATATTAGTGGACTTGGGAATATCGATTGGAATTTTCCTGCTGTTTCTCTTTTTCCGGAAGCTTTTTGCCAAATATGTATTTACACTATTATTAAGGCTTAGCAGAAAAGCCCCAAATGACTTTTTTTCTCACGTATTTGTTTCATTTCAAAAGCCGATTCAGTGTTTGTTCATTATTATAGGAATCTATTTTTCTGTTGGTTATTTTCCTTATCTGAATCAGCATAATTCACTGTTCCTGGATATTATTAGAGCGTCTGTTATCATCATGCTCACATGGGGCTTGTACAATATGGCATCGGCATCTTCAGCCCTTTTCACAAGCCTAAAGGTTAAGTACGATCTGGAAATTGATGATATTCTCATTCCTTTCATTTCTAAGGCATTGAGATTCGTGCTTGTGGCAATTAGCATCAGCATTGTTGCTCAAGAATTTAACTATGATGTGAACGGTTTTGTGGCGGGACTCGGGTTAGGCGGAGTTGCCATTGCTTTTGCCGCTAAGGACGTACTGGGCAATTTGTTAGGCGGCTTCGTCATTATTACAGAAAAGCCGTTCACGATTGGTGATTGGATAATGACGCCAAGTGTCGAGGGAACCGTAGAAGATATTTCTTTCCGAAGCACGAGAGTAAGAACATTCGCCCAGGCGCTTGTTACTGTTCCTAATGCAACTTTAGCAAATGAATCCATTACCAACTGGAGCAAGATGGGAAAAAGACAGATCAGCTTTAGACTGCGTGTTACCCATGATACGACTAAAGATCAAATGGCGAATGTGGTAGGGCAGATCGAGTATCTGTTAAAAAATCATCCGGATATACATCCGGAAACCATTCTTGTTACCTTTGACGACTACAAAGAAAATGGGCTCGATATCTTCCTTTATTTCTTCACTAAAACAACAAACTGGGGAGAATTCCTTAAAATAAAGGAAGAAATCAATTTTGAGATCATGGACATCCTTGAAAATGAGCGTGTTTATGTTGCTATGCCTAGCAGGAAGCTATACTTAGATCCTGAAGGCGAAAATCAGCTGAAAAAAGATTCCAGGGTGAGACAGGAGTCGTAG
- the eno gene encoding phosphopyruvate hydratase, translated as MPFIEQVYAREVLDSRGNPTVEVEVLTESGFFGRAIVPSGASTGEHEAVELRDGDKSRYLGKGVQKAVDNVNNLIAEAVIGLDVTDQVGIDRTMIALDGTENKGKLGANAILGVSMACAHAAAESVGLPLYRYLGGFNAKQLPTPMMNIINGGSHADNNVDFQEFMIMPVGAPTFKEAIRMGAEVFHSLKKVLSGKGLNTAVGDEGGFAPNLGSNREALEVIIEAISNAGYEAGKDIYLAMDVASSEFYNKETGKYDLAGEGRTGLTSEDMVNFYEELVNEFPIISIEDGLDENDWEGHKLLTDRIGGKVQLVGDDLFVTNTKKLAQGIEQGVGNSILIKVNQIGTLTETFEAIEMAKRAGYTAVVSHRSGETEDATIADIAVATNAGQIKTGSMSRTDRIAKYNQLLRIEDELGDLAVYDGLKSFYNLSK; from the coding sequence ATGCCATTTATCGAACAAGTATATGCACGTGAAGTATTGGATTCCCGCGGTAACCCAACAGTTGAAGTTGAAGTTTTAACAGAATCAGGATTCTTTGGACGCGCGATTGTTCCTTCTGGAGCATCAACTGGCGAGCACGAAGCAGTAGAACTTCGTGACGGCGACAAGTCCCGCTATCTTGGAAAAGGTGTTCAAAAAGCGGTAGACAACGTGAACAACCTGATTGCAGAAGCTGTAATTGGTTTGGATGTAACAGACCAGGTTGGCATCGACCGCACAATGATCGCGTTAGATGGAACTGAAAACAAAGGAAAGCTTGGCGCAAACGCCATCCTTGGCGTATCCATGGCTTGTGCACACGCGGCTGCTGAGTCTGTAGGACTTCCTTTATACCGTTACCTTGGCGGCTTCAATGCGAAGCAGCTTCCAACACCAATGATGAACATCATCAACGGCGGATCTCACGCTGACAACAACGTGGACTTCCAGGAATTCATGATCATGCCTGTAGGAGCGCCTACTTTCAAGGAAGCCATCCGCATGGGTGCTGAAGTATTCCATTCATTGAAAAAAGTTTTATCTGGCAAAGGTCTTAACACTGCTGTAGGTGACGAAGGCGGATTCGCTCCAAACCTTGGTTCTAACCGTGAAGCTCTTGAAGTTATCATTGAAGCGATCTCTAACGCTGGCTACGAAGCTGGCAAAGACATTTACCTTGCAATGGACGTTGCTTCTTCTGAGTTCTACAACAAAGAAACTGGCAAATACGATCTTGCAGGCGAAGGCCGCACTGGCTTAACTTCAGAAGATATGGTTAACTTCTACGAAGAGCTTGTAAACGAGTTCCCTATCATCTCAATTGAAGATGGTCTTGACGAAAACGACTGGGAAGGCCATAAGCTATTAACTGACCGCATCGGCGGAAAAGTTCAGCTTGTTGGTGACGACTTGTTCGTTACAAACACTAAGAAGCTTGCTCAAGGAATTGAGCAGGGCGTAGGCAACTCAATCCTGATCAAAGTAAACCAAATCGGTACATTAACAGAAACTTTCGAAGCAATCGAAATGGCGAAGCGTGCCGGCTACACTGCAGTAGTATCCCACCGTTCAGGTGAAACAGAAGATGCTACAATCGCTGACATCGCTGTTGCAACAAACGCTGGCCAGATCAAAACTGGTTCAATGTCCCGTACAGACCGTATCGCGAAATACAACCAGCTTCTTCGCATCGAAGACGAGCTTGGCGATTTAGCTGTATACGATGGCTTAAAATCTTTCTATAACTTGAGCAAGTAA
- a CDS encoding anti-repressor SinI family protein: MEKGMETCEGKIDKEWVELILTAKQLGLTIEEIQDFIKQSKSESNKGRIHENHK, from the coding sequence GTGGAAAAAGGAATGGAAACCTGTGAGGGGAAAATTGATAAAGAATGGGTAGAGCTCATATTGACAGCCAAACAGCTGGGGTTAACAATTGAGGAAATACAGGACTTTATTAAACAATCCAAAAGTGAGTCTAATAAAGGCAGGATTCACGAAAATCATAAATAG
- a CDS encoding TetR/AcrR family transcriptional regulator has protein sequence MQTELLFMGHRGRKIGASGEQSRALLLEVAAEEFAQKGYFHTKISDIVKRAGLTQPSFYLYFESKDAIFQELTDLFRRRISELTSRSRVETGVDLSSLPERITSGLTAIFSFFRENKNLTRIGFFMASDADEFKEILAGQIEANLLSEQQAGYFREDVDMGIVAESLTGIIERLTLTKLFKGIKTPEDLAKEIVHLFLYGMINKSSTQ, from the coding sequence ATGCAGACGGAGCTGTTATTTATGGGGCACAGAGGACGGAAAATAGGGGCCAGCGGGGAGCAGAGCCGCGCATTGCTTCTTGAAGTTGCCGCGGAGGAATTTGCGCAGAAAGGCTATTTTCATACAAAAATCAGCGATATTGTGAAAAGGGCAGGTTTGACACAGCCTTCTTTTTACCTTTACTTTGAAAGCAAAGATGCCATTTTCCAGGAGCTTACCGACCTGTTTCGCAGACGGATTTCTGAGCTTACTTCCAGGAGCCGCGTAGAAACAGGTGTTGATTTGTCATCATTGCCTGAACGAATAACCTCAGGTCTGACTGCTATCTTTTCATTTTTTAGGGAAAATAAGAATTTGACCCGCATCGGTTTTTTTATGGCTTCGGATGCCGACGAATTTAAGGAGATACTTGCTGGTCAAATTGAAGCCAACCTCTTGTCAGAACAGCAGGCAGGATACTTCAGGGAAGATGTTGATATGGGAATTGTCGCAGAGAGTCTGACAGGGATTATTGAACGCCTGACATTAACCAAATTATTTAAAGGGATAAAGACTCCAGAAGATTTAGCAAAAGAAATTGTCCATTTATTCCTTTATGGAATGATTAATAAAAGCAGCACTCAATGA
- a CDS encoding CrcB family protein, with product MVYILVGAAGFLGAALRYSMGVFLFQESAVFPFATLTVNLLGSFLLAWLTTGLMVRFSLPAHIKTALGTGFVGSFTTFSTLSVETAALFLDGKTALAVLYIAASIFGGLWMSRLGFQVRKGEDAG from the coding sequence ATGGTTTATATACTGGTTGGCGCAGCGGGGTTTTTAGGTGCCGCATTACGTTACAGCATGGGTGTTTTTCTTTTTCAGGAAAGTGCAGTTTTTCCTTTCGCCACTTTGACGGTTAATCTTCTGGGAAGTTTTCTCCTGGCTTGGCTGACGACGGGCCTGATGGTTCGTTTTTCTTTGCCGGCTCATATAAAAACAGCACTCGGAACTGGTTTTGTGGGATCCTTTACCACTTTTTCAACTTTAAGCGTTGAAACGGCAGCACTCTTTCTCGATGGAAAAACAGCTTTGGCCGTTTTGTATATCGCAGCCAGCATTTTTGGCGGATTATGGATGAGCCGATTGGGGTTTCAGGTCAGGAAAGGAGAAGACGCCGGATGA
- the gpmI gene encoding 2,3-bisphosphoglycerate-independent phosphoglycerate mutase has product MSKSPVALIILDGFALRGERMGNAVAQAKKPNFERYWNTYPNATLTASGEAVGLPEGQMGNSEVGHLNIGAGRIVYQSLTRVNVAIREGQFEKNETFRSAIDHVKKKGTDLHLMGLLSDGGVHSHIQHLFALLRMAAEEGVKNVYVHGFLDGRDVGPQTAAGYIKEAQEKMKEYGVGEFATISGRYYSMDRDKRWERVEKSYRSMVYGDGPAYNDPLDLVEDNYKNGIFDEFVIPSVITAEDGKPVATIKKDDAVIFYNFRPDRAIQISNTFTNKDFRSFDRGPGHPENLFFVCLTHFSETVDGYVAFKPTNLDNTLGEVLAQNGKTQLRIAETEKYPHVTFFMSGGREEKFPGEERILIDSPKVATYDLKPEMSAYEVTDALLKEVEADNFDAIILNFANPDMVGHSGMLEPTIKAVETVDECLGKIVDLIISKGGKAIITADHGNADEVVTLEGSPMTAHTTNPVPVIVTQDGAELRTDGILGDLAPTVLDLLGLEKPAEMTGTSLLKK; this is encoded by the coding sequence ATGAGTAAATCTCCAGTTGCATTAATCATCTTAGATGGTTTCGCATTGCGGGGCGAGCGGATGGGAAATGCCGTTGCTCAGGCAAAGAAGCCAAACTTCGAACGTTACTGGAACACCTACCCTAACGCAACACTGACCGCGAGCGGCGAAGCAGTAGGTCTTCCGGAAGGGCAAATGGGAAACTCGGAAGTAGGACACTTAAACATCGGCGCAGGCCGGATTGTATATCAGAGTTTAACAAGAGTGAACGTGGCTATTCGTGAAGGACAGTTTGAGAAAAACGAAACGTTCCGTTCTGCGATTGACCATGTGAAAAAGAAAGGCACGGATCTTCATTTGATGGGACTTCTGTCAGATGGAGGCGTTCACAGCCATATTCAGCACTTATTTGCGCTGCTTCGCATGGCTGCTGAGGAAGGCGTGAAGAATGTCTATGTTCATGGATTCCTGGATGGACGTGATGTTGGCCCGCAAACGGCAGCAGGCTATATTAAAGAAGCGCAGGAAAAAATGAAAGAATACGGAGTCGGCGAATTTGCGACCATTTCCGGACGCTACTATTCCATGGACCGGGACAAACGCTGGGAGCGTGTTGAAAAGTCTTACCGTTCCATGGTCTATGGTGATGGCCCTGCATACAACGATCCATTGGATTTAGTTGAAGATAACTATAAAAATGGTATCTTTGATGAGTTCGTCATTCCATCGGTCATTACTGCAGAAGATGGGAAGCCGGTTGCAACGATTAAGAAGGATGATGCAGTTATTTTCTATAACTTCCGTCCGGACCGGGCAATTCAGATTTCGAACACGTTTACAAATAAAGACTTCCGTTCCTTTGATAGAGGGCCTGGACATCCTGAGAACTTGTTCTTCGTTTGTTTGACCCACTTCAGTGAAACGGTTGACGGATATGTTGCGTTCAAACCGACGAACCTTGATAATACCCTTGGTGAGGTTTTAGCGCAAAACGGAAAAACACAGCTCCGCATTGCTGAAACAGAGAAATACCCTCATGTAACGTTCTTTATGAGCGGCGGGCGTGAAGAGAAATTCCCTGGTGAAGAACGGATCCTGATCGACTCACCGAAAGTAGCTACCTATGACCTTAAGCCTGAAATGAGTGCTTATGAAGTGACGGACGCGTTGCTGAAGGAAGTGGAAGCTGACAATTTCGATGCGATCATCCTGAACTTTGCCAACCCGGACATGGTAGGGCACTCAGGCATGCTTGAGCCAACGATTAAGGCGGTTGAAACGGTTGACGAATGCCTTGGCAAAATTGTTGATCTGATTATTTCAAAAGGCGGAAAAGCGATCATCACAGCTGACCACGGAAATGCCGATGAAGTTGTTACGTTAGAAGGAAGCCCGATGACTGCCCACACAACAAACCCGGTTCCAGTCATCGTCACACAAGATGGCGCAGAACTCCGTACAGACGGAATCTTAGGAGACCTTGCTCCAACAGTTCTGGACCTGCTTGGACTGGAAAAACCGGCTGAAATGACAGGAACCTCATTACTGAAAAAATAA
- the rnr gene encoding ribonuclease R, which translates to MENNIQQLIDKLLHYMKDEAYKPLTVQELEAAFGIEDSTGFKDFVKALVVMEEKGLVVRTRSNRYGLPEKMNLIRGKLSGHAKGFAFVIPEEQGMDDIFIPPNETNNALNGDIVLARVTSESSGQRREGTIVRILERGVTQIVGTYTESKHFGFVIPDDKKFASDIFIPKAASKGAVEGHKVVVKLTTYPEGRKSAEGEVIDILGHKNDPGVDILSVIHKHGLPLEFPDEVLKQAEETPDTIDPSELENRRDLRNEVIVTIDGADAKDLDDAVMVKKMDNGNYKLGVHIADVTYYVREDSPIDREAEERATSVYLVDRVIPMIPHRLSNGICSLNPKVDRLTLSCEMEITSDGEVVNHEIFQSVIKTTERMTYSDVNKILEEQDEELINRYQPLVPMFELMKELSLILRKKRMHRGAIDFDFKEAKVIVDEEGNPTEVALRERSIAERLIEEFMLAANETVAEHFHWMDVPFIYRIHEDPKEDKLRRFFEFITNFGYIVKGTANSVHPRALQEIIEEVQGKPEEMVVSTVMLRSMQQAKYFEESLGHFGLSTEFYTHFTSPIRRYPDLIVHRLIRTYLIEGKLDQATREKWNVQLPDIAEHSSNMERRAVEAERETDELKKAEYMADKIGEEYDGIISSVTNFGMFVELPNTIEGLIHVSYMTDDYYRYDERQMAMIGERTGNVYRIGDEITVRVVNVNKDERSIDFEIVGMKGTRRRETREAPKVFKTGSTEKKPRRGKSDQGKGNSSGGPRKKKEKKHYENAPKAKRKKKKR; encoded by the coding sequence ATGGAAAATAATATACAACAGCTGATCGACAAGCTGCTTCATTATATGAAGGATGAAGCCTATAAGCCATTGACGGTCCAGGAGCTGGAAGCCGCATTTGGAATTGAGGATTCCACAGGCTTCAAAGATTTCGTTAAGGCGCTTGTTGTCATGGAGGAAAAAGGGCTTGTTGTCAGAACGAGAAGCAATCGCTATGGCCTGCCTGAAAAAATGAACCTGATCCGCGGGAAGCTTTCCGGCCATGCAAAGGGATTTGCCTTTGTCATTCCGGAAGAGCAGGGAATGGATGATATATTTATCCCGCCCAATGAAACAAATAATGCCTTAAATGGAGATATCGTTCTCGCGCGTGTGACGTCTGAGAGTTCCGGCCAGAGGCGGGAAGGCACGATTGTCCGCATCTTAGAGCGCGGTGTGACACAAATTGTTGGAACGTATACGGAAAGCAAGCACTTTGGATTTGTGATCCCGGATGATAAAAAGTTTGCCAGCGATATTTTTATCCCCAAAGCAGCATCAAAAGGTGCAGTTGAAGGGCATAAGGTCGTTGTAAAACTGACCACTTATCCAGAAGGCAGAAAGAGTGCAGAAGGAGAAGTTATTGACATACTTGGGCATAAAAACGACCCCGGTGTGGATATTCTCTCTGTTATTCACAAGCATGGCCTTCCGCTTGAGTTTCCTGATGAGGTGCTTAAGCAGGCTGAAGAAACGCCGGATACGATTGATCCAAGTGAGCTTGAAAACCGCCGTGATTTGAGAAATGAAGTTATTGTCACAATAGACGGTGCGGATGCAAAGGATCTTGATGATGCAGTAATGGTTAAAAAAATGGATAACGGCAATTACAAGCTTGGCGTTCATATTGCCGATGTCACATACTATGTCCGTGAGGATTCCCCGATTGACAGGGAAGCGGAAGAGCGGGCAACCTCTGTGTATTTAGTGGACCGGGTTATCCCGATGATCCCGCATCGCTTATCAAATGGCATTTGCTCATTGAATCCAAAAGTGGACCGGCTTACCCTTTCTTGTGAGATGGAAATCACATCGGATGGAGAAGTAGTGAATCACGAGATTTTCCAGAGTGTGATTAAAACAACGGAACGAATGACTTATTCAGATGTGAATAAGATTTTAGAAGAGCAGGACGAAGAACTTATCAACAGATACCAACCGCTTGTGCCGATGTTCGAACTGATGAAGGAGCTTTCTCTAATTCTCCGTAAAAAGAGAATGCATCGCGGAGCCATCGACTTTGATTTTAAAGAAGCGAAGGTCATTGTGGATGAAGAGGGCAACCCGACAGAAGTCGCATTGCGCGAACGCTCGATTGCAGAGCGCCTGATTGAAGAGTTTATGCTCGCAGCCAATGAAACTGTTGCTGAGCACTTCCATTGGATGGATGTACCGTTCATTTACCGTATCCATGAAGATCCGAAGGAAGATAAGCTTAGAAGATTCTTCGAGTTTATCACCAACTTTGGCTATATCGTAAAAGGAACAGCCAATTCCGTTCACCCGCGGGCCCTTCAGGAAATCATCGAAGAGGTTCAGGGAAAACCGGAAGAAATGGTTGTCAGCACAGTGATGCTGCGCTCTATGCAGCAGGCGAAATACTTTGAAGAGAGCCTTGGGCACTTCGGGTTATCAACAGAGTTTTACACACACTTCACATCACCGATCCGCCGTTACCCGGACTTAATTGTCCACAGACTTATCCGCACCTACTTAATTGAAGGCAAGCTGGATCAGGCGACAAGGGAAAAATGGAATGTACAGCTGCCTGATATTGCTGAGCACTCTTCCAATATGGAGCGCCGTGCAGTTGAAGCAGAACGCGAAACAGATGAACTGAAGAAAGCGGAATATATGGCTGACAAAATCGGCGAGGAATATGATGGGATCATCAGCTCTGTTACAAACTTTGGCATGTTTGTCGAGCTTCCAAACACGATTGAAGGACTTATCCATGTCAGCTATATGACAGACGATTATTACCGCTATGACGAGCGCCAGATGGCGATGATCGGGGAGCGTACAGGCAATGTCTACCGCATCGGCGACGAGATTACAGTCCGTGTCGTTAATGTAAACAAAGACGAACGCTCGATTGATTTTGAAATCGTCGGCATGAAGGGCACCCGCAGACGGGAAACTCGGGAAGCGCCAAAAGTGTTCAAGACTGGCAGCACCGAGAAAAAGCCGCGCAGAGGGAAGTCTGATCAGGGCAAAGGAAACAGTTCAGGCGGTCCAAGAAAGAAAAAAGAGAAAAAGCATTACGAAAATGCGCCAAAAGCAAAGCGGAAGAAAAAGAAGAGGTAA
- a CDS encoding nuclease-related domain-containing protein, producing MRRLPGTHSKRALIENDLIKRRAGFRGEEAVDYFLKDLAEFMILKDIRLSNGYGGFYQIDVLLLCSNFLIILEIKNISGTIYFDPTFNQLIQSKHENERGFLDPLIQAERQQKELAKLLADRKIRTPIEYLVVISNPSTVIKTSSYHKMALEKVLHASHLRERIEKLKVKYPEEKLTYREIRKLSRAIIKEHTPANYNVLKYYDIDIKEIITGIQCPACSRFSMKRVRGTWKCSSCQSADKEAHIRTLHDYLLLISSSITNQQFREFTHLSSSNIAKKLLTGMKLPYSGSFKDRSYQLSADFFEGLHFTGRK from the coding sequence TTGAGAAGGCTGCCAGGAACACATTCGAAAAGAGCATTAATTGAAAATGATCTAATCAAGCGGAGGGCTGGTTTTCGTGGAGAAGAAGCCGTAGATTATTTCTTAAAAGATTTAGCCGAGTTCATGATTCTGAAGGATATTCGGCTTTCCAACGGATACGGCGGCTTCTATCAAATCGATGTGCTACTACTATGTTCAAACTTCCTTATTATCCTCGAAATTAAGAACATCTCCGGTACTATTTATTTTGACCCCACATTTAATCAGCTGATCCAGAGCAAGCATGAGAATGAAAGAGGGTTTCTTGATCCCTTGATACAAGCTGAAAGACAGCAAAAGGAACTTGCAAAATTGTTGGCTGATAGAAAGATTCGCACACCCATTGAGTACCTTGTTGTAATCAGCAATCCGTCTACTGTTATCAAGACTTCCTCTTATCACAAAATGGCCTTAGAAAAGGTGCTGCATGCGAGCCATTTGAGAGAAAGGATAGAAAAGCTAAAAGTGAAATATCCAGAAGAGAAATTAACATACAGAGAGATCAGAAAGTTAAGCAGAGCTATTATTAAAGAACACACTCCTGCTAATTACAATGTTCTGAAATACTATGACATAGATATAAAAGAGATTATTACCGGGATTCAATGTCCGGCATGCAGCAGATTTTCAATGAAAAGGGTGCGGGGCACCTGGAAATGCAGCAGTTGCCAATCTGCTGATAAGGAAGCACATATTAGAACCCTCCATGATTACCTCCTTTTAATCAGTTCCTCCATAACGAATCAGCAATTTCGGGAATTCACCCATCTATCCTCCTCAAATATTGCAAAAAAGCTGCTTACTGGAATGAAACTTCCCTATTCAGGTTCATTTAAGGACAGAAGCTACCAATTATCTGCCGATTTTTTTGAAGGACTTCATTTTACCGGCCGAAAATGA